In Nitrospirota bacterium, one DNA window encodes the following:
- a CDS encoding glycosyltransferase family 4 protein yields the protein MEIWLIHIGELLPVDGQTRLFRYGILADMLAERGHSVVRWAPTFVHAYKRQRAEKDSAVKVNDRYRIELLYAKGYRKNISFSRLWFNHQIARVFRRRIRDEKPPDIILSALPAPGMCRVAIEYAGCHNIPVVIDVRDLWPDIFLSVIPRGLRWLGQLVLWPAFNANRRIFRKADAVTAVSSGYLDWGLAYAGRERSETDAVFPLASLEKSLSEDRIKSERQFLLDSGVDPESFICCFFGQFEASYDIETVIDAARLLAQPDGGKIQFVLCGDGKKMSSLRYRARGLKNVILTGWVSPATIKVLMEMSDAGLAAYVRNAPQGLPNKVFEYFCGGLPVISSLRGELESIISENYCGSAYEAGDEESLASAVLNLYHNPRQRRQMGENARRLFEERFSAGRVYTGMIDYLERIAGKA from the coding sequence ATGGAGATATGGCTTATACATATTGGAGAACTGCTTCCTGTTGATGGGCAGACAAGGTTGTTCCGCTACGGGATTCTGGCGGATATGCTGGCAGAACGCGGTCACAGTGTTGTCAGGTGGGCACCAACGTTTGTTCATGCTTACAAAAGACAGCGGGCTGAGAAGGACAGCGCGGTTAAAGTCAATGACCGATACAGGATTGAACTGCTGTATGCAAAAGGTTATAGAAAAAATATCAGCTTTAGCAGGCTCTGGTTTAATCATCAGATCGCCCGTGTGTTCAGACGGCGCATCAGAGATGAAAAACCTCCTGATATTATTCTCAGCGCACTGCCGGCTCCGGGGATGTGCAGGGTTGCAATAGAATATGCCGGATGTCATAATATACCGGTTGTAATTGATGTCCGTGATTTATGGCCGGATATTTTCTTGAGTGTCATTCCCCGGGGATTACGTTGGCTCGGTCAGCTTGTATTATGGCCGGCATTTAATGCCAACCGGCGTATCTTCAGGAAAGCAGATGCAGTAACAGCAGTATCTTCCGGTTACCTGGATTGGGGACTGGCTTACGCAGGCCGTGAACGTTCTGAGACAGATGCGGTATTCCCGCTGGCATCCCTGGAAAAATCCTTAAGTGAAGACCGGATAAAATCGGAAAGGCAATTTCTTCTTGACAGTGGTGTTGACCCTGAGAGTTTTATATGTTGCTTTTTTGGTCAGTTTGAAGCCTCTTATGATATTGAGACGGTGATAGATGCTGCAAGATTACTGGCACAGCCAGATGGCGGGAAAATCCAGTTCGTTCTGTGTGGCGATGGCAAAAAGATGTCTTCTTTAAGATATCGCGCCAGGGGATTAAAGAATGTAATCTTAACTGGCTGGGTTTCTCCTGCAACAATTAAAGTATTAATGGAAATGTCGGATGCCGGGTTGGCGGCATATGTCAGGAACGCTCCCCAGGGCTTGCCCAATAAGGTATTTGAATACTTCTGTGGTGGTTTACCTGTTATCTCAAGTCTTCGCGGAGAGTTGGAGTCAATTATTTCGGAAAATTATTGTGGATCTGCTTATGAGGCAGGCGATGAGGAGAGTCTTGCAAGTGCTGTTTTAAACTTATATCATAATCCCCGGCAGAGACGGCAGATGGGTGAGAATGCCCGAAGGCTGTTTGAGGAGCGTTTCTCGGCAGGGCGTGTGTATACAGGTATGATTGATTATCTGGAGAGGATTGCCGGGAAAGCCTGA
- a CDS encoding glycosyltransferase family 2 protein, with translation MNSPLVYIVILNYRNYTDTIECVHSVEAVKYRNYRIIIIDNGSDNASEEILREKFHKHVFIQTGQNRGYAAGNNAGIAYALDAGADYVLILNNDTRVEPDFLEKLVDYAESNPEVGVLGPKIVAGSGELDISCARRRPLLQDYFWRVGPGKWLLLENRWIKRHYYMDEYDFQEAREVDIISGSCMLIRCKLLREIGLLDENTFLFLEEFILHEKIRKTGFSTVIVPSSRIVHKGHSSVGKKNYRAIAESLRSLSYYLSNYREFGRVAVYFALASVAVKGGVEALGMFLRDKTRT, from the coding sequence ATGAATAGTCCTCTTGTATATATTGTAATACTGAATTACAGGAACTATACGGATACAATCGAATGTGTTCATTCGGTTGAGGCTGTTAAGTATCGTAATTATCGTATTATAATAATAGACAACGGTTCTGATAATGCCTCTGAAGAGATACTCAGAGAAAAATTCCATAAGCATGTCTTTATTCAAACAGGACAGAACAGGGGTTATGCTGCAGGGAATAATGCCGGCATAGCGTATGCCCTTGATGCAGGGGCTGATTACGTCTTGATCCTTAACAATGACACAAGGGTGGAGCCGGATTTTCTTGAAAAACTTGTTGATTATGCAGAGTCTAATCCGGAGGTCGGGGTTCTGGGGCCTAAAATAGTTGCCGGGTCAGGAGAGTTGGATATTAGCTGTGCCCGCCGCAGGCCCTTATTGCAGGACTATTTCTGGAGGGTTGGCCCAGGGAAATGGCTGCTTCTGGAGAACAGGTGGATTAAGAGGCATTATTATATGGATGAGTATGATTTTCAGGAGGCCAGGGAAGTGGATATAATATCCGGTTCCTGCATGCTTATTCGCTGTAAACTGCTGCGGGAAATTGGGCTTCTTGATGAAAATACTTTTCTCTTTCTGGAAGAATTTATCTTGCATGAAAAGATTCGTAAAACAGGATTTTCTACTGTAATTGTTCCTTCAAGCAGGATAGTGCATAAGGGGCATTCCTCTGTTGGGAAGAAAAACTACAGGGCTATAGCTGAGAGCCTGAGGAGTTTGAGTTATTATCTCAGCAATTATCGTGAGTTCGGAAGGGTTGCAGTTTATTTTGCGCTTGCAAGTGTTGCAGTCAAGGGTGGAGTTGAAGCCTTGGGTATGTTTCTGAGAGATAAGACGAGGACGTAG
- a CDS encoding glycosyltransferase — translation MVKICYVIGQLSRGGAEKQLYELVKGINRERFSPVVISLSSGGFWTGEFRKLNIQVIELQRRKNREFTRLFRLIRLFRTIKPDIVHTYLFSANSYGRIAAIIAGVPVIIASERSLPETGKDKNGYQVFLDKILVFFSHGIICNSLKASETLVEKYSFDVKKVFTVHNGINTVDFLRETGLDTQGKIARKVVGTVGRLHSSKNYRLFLDMARILLENYGSRNLKFMIIGDGELRDELERYSQQSGIADNVVFTGERIDVPAMLQAMDVFVMTSHYEGFSNAIMEAMLAGLPVVATDAGGNSELVIDGENGFLCPLNDASSLAERVAALLGNERVAMEMGEKGRKRVVREFSVEKMVRETEEIYRVFLGR, via the coding sequence ATGGTCAAAATTTGCTATGTAATAGGACAGCTTAGCAGGGGAGGGGCAGAGAAGCAGCTATATGAACTTGTTAAAGGAATTAACAGGGAAAGGTTCTCTCCTGTTGTGATCAGTCTTAGCAGCGGTGGTTTCTGGACAGGGGAGTTCCGGAAGCTGAACATTCAGGTGATAGAACTTCAGAGAAGAAAAAACAGGGAGTTTACCAGACTCTTCAGGCTTATCAGGCTCTTCAGGACAATAAAACCTGATATAGTGCATACATATCTGTTTTCTGCAAATTCGTATGGAAGGATTGCGGCAATTATTGCCGGGGTGCCTGTTATTATTGCTTCTGAGCGTAGTCTGCCGGAGACTGGAAAAGATAAGAATGGGTATCAGGTTTTTCTTGATAAAATACTTGTTTTTTTTTCGCACGGGATCATATGTAATTCACTCAAAGCCTCTGAGACGCTTGTTGAAAAATACTCTTTTGATGTCAAAAAAGTCTTTACTGTACACAATGGTATAAATACAGTTGATTTCTTAAGAGAAACCGGCCTTGACACTCAAGGGAAGATAGCCCGAAAGGTAGTCGGGACAGTCGGCAGATTGCATTCCTCGAAAAACTACAGGTTATTTCTGGATATGGCAAGGATTCTCCTTGAAAATTACGGGTCCCGTAACCTGAAATTTATGATAATCGGAGATGGAGAGCTGAGGGATGAATTAGAGAGATATTCACAACAATCGGGTATTGCAGACAATGTAGTATTTACCGGTGAAAGGATCGATGTTCCTGCCATGTTGCAAGCCATGGATGTTTTTGTTATGACTTCACACTATGAGGGTTTTTCTAACGCAATTATGGAGGCAATGCTGGCAGGGCTCCCTGTTGTTGCCACTGACGCTGGTGGTAACAGCGAATTGGTTATTGATGGGGAGAATGGGTTTCTTTGTCCGTTAAATGATGCTTCCTCCCTTGCAGAGAGGGTTGCCGCTCTTCTCGGTAACGAACGTGTTGCCATGGAAATGGGAGAGAAGGGGAGGAAGAGGGTTGTAAGGGAATTTAGCGTTGAAAAGATGGTCAGGGAGACAGAAGAAATTTATAGGGTGTTTTTAGGCCGGTAA
- a CDS encoding glycosyltransferase → MKRIAYITVKAPFGTQETFILTEMLALKGRGADILILPRDRSGDLFHKEAAPLIKDTLSTPWFDVDIAKDLISFICRKPGSFIKIMYNIAFKARNIRIALKNLIVFPKAVSLSEDIKKASISHIHAHWASTPSTMAYIISRITGIPWSFTAHRGDIAENNIINKKCASALFVRAIDEEGCKDMLEIAADSALQGKILTLHMGVEIPENAKTPVISQEVFTILCPANFVPKKGHRYLFESCRILSDRGISFECLISGDGPLEDELKEMVEGLPIGCNIEFLGRLPHEQLLGLYAEGRVDAVVLPSIVTGDDVREGIPVALMEAMSYGIPVISTRTGGIPELLGDGSGIMVREQDAESLAEAIERLVSDPDYYALTGMRGRKKVESDFNVSLISKRLLELFSTGIQ, encoded by the coding sequence ATGAAACGAATTGCCTACATTACTGTAAAAGCCCCCTTTGGTACACAGGAGACTTTTATCCTGACGGAAATGCTTGCCCTCAAAGGCAGGGGTGCAGATATTCTGATTCTGCCGAGAGACAGATCAGGTGACTTATTTCACAAGGAGGCTGCCCCCCTGATTAAGGATACTTTGAGCACTCCATGGTTTGACGTTGATATTGCAAAAGATTTAATCAGCTTTATTTGCAGAAAGCCGGGTTCTTTTATTAAAATAATGTATAATATTGCCTTTAAGGCAAGGAATATAAGGATAGCGCTCAAGAACCTGATAGTATTTCCAAAGGCCGTATCCCTGTCAGAGGATATCAAAAAGGCATCCATTTCACACATTCATGCTCACTGGGCTTCAACACCCTCGACAATGGCTTATATTATTTCCAGGATCACAGGCATTCCCTGGAGTTTTACTGCCCACAGAGGGGATATTGCAGAGAATAATATCATCAACAAAAAATGTGCTTCAGCATTGTTTGTAAGGGCCATAGATGAAGAAGGTTGTAAGGATATGTTGGAGATTGCTGCTGATAGTGCACTTCAAGGGAAAATATTGACACTTCACATGGGAGTGGAAATTCCGGAGAACGCTAAAACTCCTGTAATATCGCAGGAAGTTTTTACAATTTTGTGTCCTGCTAATTTTGTGCCTAAAAAAGGACACAGATATTTATTTGAGTCCTGCAGAATACTCTCGGACAGGGGTATAAGTTTCGAATGCCTCATATCAGGAGACGGGCCGTTAGAAGATGAGTTGAAGGAGATGGTTGAAGGGCTTCCCATTGGCTGTAATATAGAGTTTTTGGGAAGACTGCCCCATGAGCAACTCCTCGGTTTATATGCTGAAGGCAGGGTTGATGCTGTTGTATTGCCAAGTATTGTAACCGGAGATGACGTAAGGGAGGGAATCCCTGTTGCTTTGATGGAGGCCATGTCATACGGTATTCCCGTTATATCAACCCGCACCGGGGGTATCCCGGAATTGCTCGGAGACGGCAGTGGGATAATGGTCAGGGAACAGGATGCGGAGTCTCTTGCCGAGGCGATTGAAAGACTTGTCAGTGATCCGGATTATTATGCGTTGACAGGCATGCGTGGAAGGAAAAAGGTGGAAAGTGATTTTAATGTATCCCTGATTTCAAAGAGATTGCTGGAGTTGTTTTCAACCGGCATTCAGTGA
- a CDS encoding sugar transferase has translation MNKRLDGFLKRTFDIITSLLGLVLFGPLIFFLIIFIKLDSPGPAFYRGERVGRFGKTFRIFKFRTMVVDAEKFGGPSTASDDPRITRVGKFLRKYKLDELPQLVNVLKGEMSIVGPRPEVLMEVETYTNEERRILEVRPGITDWASLTFHNEGEILRGSPDPHQAYREKIKPEKMRLALKYIDERSFLTDIKIILETILTLVKTRA, from the coding sequence GTGAATAAGAGATTGGACGGTTTTCTGAAAAGGACTTTTGATATAATAACCTCTCTGCTGGGGCTTGTGCTTTTTGGTCCCTTGATATTTTTTTTAATTATATTCATTAAACTTGACTCTCCGGGACCTGCCTTTTACCGTGGAGAGAGGGTTGGCAGATTTGGGAAGACTTTCAGGATTTTCAAGTTCAGGACGATGGTGGTTGATGCCGAGAAGTTTGGTGGTCCTTCAACTGCCTCTGATGACCCAAGAATTACAAGGGTTGGTAAGTTTCTCAGGAAATACAAGCTTGATGAACTGCCGCAGCTTGTTAATGTCTTAAAAGGGGAGATGAGCATTGTGGGCCCGAGGCCGGAAGTCCTGATGGAAGTAGAGACTTATACGAATGAGGAGAGAAGGATACTGGAGGTCCGGCCGGGTATTACTGACTGGGCCTCGCTTACCTTTCATAACGAAGGGGAGATTTTGAGGGGAAGCCCTGATCCCCACCAGGCATACAGGGAGAAGATCAAGCCGGAAAAGATGAGGCTTGCCTTAAAATATATTGATGAGCGCTCGTTTCTGACTGATATAAAGATAATACTTGAAACTATTCTGACACTTGTAAAGACACGGGCGTGA
- a CDS encoding CapA family protein, whose protein sequence is MIDVLIGGDVCPVGRNEPFFRKGDAAAVFNDLLEEFERADLSIVSLESPLITRNSPILKCGPGLGAESDCINGLRQAEIDVINIANNHIMDHGSAGLKNTLNVCAGAGISTVGAGENLEKARQILIRRIGRVRIGILAVAEHEFSIASANSCGANPLDIIDYVRNVRSQRDNFDYLIVLLHGGNENYPYPSPRLRETCRFMVEMGANAVIVQHTHCPGCYEEYQGAHIVYGQGNLIFDWPDQDKAFHEGFFVKLTIAEDLGSTMEIIPYLQSDLQPGAWRMDKETEQLFRKSLEERSLSIRDDAFVQAQWVQFCEGIKHEYLSKVLAHNRVLSKLNSQGFIVKYFYTTSSLTCLRNVISCEAHREVLETIFDGVVQNRST, encoded by the coding sequence GTGATTGATGTATTGATAGGCGGGGATGTCTGTCCAGTGGGTCGGAATGAGCCTTTTTTCAGGAAGGGAGACGCTGCGGCCGTCTTTAATGACCTGCTTGAAGAGTTTGAGAGGGCTGACCTATCTATTGTGTCCCTTGAAAGCCCTCTGATAACCAGGAATTCGCCAATTCTGAAATGCGGACCGGGATTAGGTGCTGAAAGTGATTGCATCAATGGTCTGAGGCAGGCAGAAATAGATGTTATCAATATAGCAAACAACCACATCATGGATCATGGCTCAGCCGGGTTGAAAAATACCCTGAATGTCTGTGCAGGGGCCGGGATTTCAACTGTTGGGGCAGGTGAGAATCTTGAAAAGGCAAGGCAGATACTTATCAGGAGAATCGGCAGGGTCAGGATTGGCATCCTTGCTGTTGCAGAGCATGAGTTTTCAATAGCATCAGCCAATTCTTGCGGGGCAAACCCGCTTGATATAATCGATTATGTAAGGAACGTCAGAAGTCAGAGGGATAATTTTGATTACCTTATCGTGTTGCTTCATGGAGGAAATGAAAACTATCCCTACCCGAGTCCGCGCTTACGGGAGACCTGTCGCTTTATGGTGGAGATGGGGGCGAATGCAGTGATAGTTCAACACACGCACTGTCCTGGTTGTTATGAAGAGTATCAGGGTGCTCATATTGTTTATGGTCAGGGGAACCTGATTTTTGATTGGCCGGATCAGGATAAGGCCTTCCATGAAGGGTTTTTTGTAAAACTGACGATCGCAGAAGACCTCGGTTCGACAATGGAAATAATCCCGTATTTGCAGTCGGATTTGCAACCCGGGGCCTGGAGAATGGACAAAGAGACAGAGCAGTTATTCCGTAAGTCCCTCGAAGAGCGATCCCTTTCCATCAGGGACGATGCATTTGTTCAGGCCCAATGGGTTCAGTTTTGCGAAGGGATAAAACATGAGTATCTCAGTAAGGTTCTGGCTCATAACAGGGTGCTGAGTAAGTTGAATTCACAGGGCTTTATTGTGAAGTATTTTTATACGACAAGCTCACTGACTTGCCTCCGGAATGTTATTTCCTGTGAGGCACACAGGGAAGTCCTGGAAACCATATTTGATGGCGTCGTACAAAATCGTTCTACATAA
- a CDS encoding class I SAM-dependent methyltransferase, whose product MHSDKYYDWSCQRVLNEADGCRYEDWENKSDDFPFAIHPEGFPIFLSPQELYDSDEYSEGDPYALEGNIEDEFHRQRIDSTLYLLKAALDEKISAPKILDIGCGQGHITAEIKKNFPDAEISGLDYSVSAISYAANKFSGIDFCVADACNPPYCREYFDVVVCNNLWEHVPDPLLLLKAIRGILKSSGFLIVSTPSRYRFSNILRVLRGRRINLMSPHHVTEYSVGQVMEQLKWGGFEVKEIYSKPVSSRAGSVKAMVAYHLILPIMRTYLRVMNSDHILENTAFFLAEKGALQETV is encoded by the coding sequence ATGCATTCTGATAAGTATTATGATTGGTCCTGCCAGCGGGTACTGAATGAAGCAGACGGATGCAGGTACGAGGATTGGGAGAACAAATCAGACGATTTTCCATTTGCGATACATCCTGAAGGGTTCCCGATATTCCTCTCTCCCCAGGAATTATACGATAGCGATGAGTATTCAGAGGGTGACCCGTATGCACTTGAAGGCAATATTGAAGATGAGTTTCACAGGCAAAGGATTGACTCAACGCTATATTTATTGAAAGCAGCGTTGGATGAAAAGATATCAGCGCCTAAAATACTGGATATCGGTTGTGGCCAGGGACATATAACCGCTGAGATTAAGAAAAACTTTCCTGATGCAGAGATTTCCGGTCTTGATTATTCAGTATCAGCAATCAGTTACGCAGCAAACAAATTCTCGGGGATTGATTTTTGTGTTGCAGATGCCTGTAATCCACCTTACTGCAGGGAATACTTTGATGTTGTGGTATGTAATAATCTGTGGGAGCACGTGCCTGACCCGCTATTGTTACTAAAAGCCATAAGAGGAATTTTAAAAAGCAGTGGTTTCCTGATTGTCTCAACCCCCAGCCGTTACCGTTTTTCAAATATATTAAGGGTGCTCAGGGGAAGAAGGATAAATCTCATGTCGCCCCATCATGTAACGGAATATTCCGTTGGGCAGGTTATGGAACAGTTGAAGTGGGGAGGGTTTGAGGTTAAGGAAATCTACAGCAAACCTGTTTCCAGCCGGGCAGGGAGTGTAAAGGCAATGGTAGCATATCACCTGATATTGCCCATTATGAGGACGTATCTGAGGGTTATGAATTCGGATCATATACTTGAAAACACGGCATTCTTTCTGGCAGAAAAAGGGGCTCTTCAGGAAACCGTGTAA
- a CDS encoding sulfotransferase, whose product MRDRSPSPFIIIGMHRSGTGMIAQILENLGLFTGRKKQHNHETLFFMNINDWLLHQSCASWDYPEPFHFLLENKEIRTLATDYMRSMVKTPAVASFLGWRKCLSYRSLFNLNFPWGWKDPRNTYTLPLWQEIFPDARVIHIHRNGIDVANSLVKREQRAFENKKSRYLARRAFYRVRPKRGGFTDSIRCASLEGAFSLWEEYLKEAKKHVTALGSGALELKYENLVSEPFELLRKLSSFCNLEVSDRDIQRVSVVVNKDRAYAYKENPELQAFAEKVGDRLSAQGY is encoded by the coding sequence ATGAGAGACCGTAGTCCGTCTCCTTTTATAATTATTGGTATGCACCGCTCCGGTACAGGAATGATCGCTCAGATACTGGAGAATTTGGGCTTGTTTACCGGCAGGAAAAAACAGCACAACCATGAAACCCTCTTTTTCATGAACATTAATGATTGGCTCCTGCATCAAAGCTGTGCTTCCTGGGATTATCCTGAACCATTTCATTTCCTGCTCGAAAATAAGGAAATCAGGACCCTGGCTACTGATTACATGCGTTCCATGGTTAAGACACCGGCTGTTGCCTCATTTCTTGGCTGGAGGAAATGCCTGAGTTACCGCAGCCTTTTCAACCTGAACTTTCCCTGGGGATGGAAAGACCCACGTAATACCTATACGCTCCCTCTTTGGCAGGAAATATTTCCCGATGCAAGGGTGATACATATCCACCGCAATGGTATTGATGTGGCAAACAGCCTGGTTAAGCGGGAACAAAGAGCGTTTGAGAACAAGAAGTCAAGATATCTTGCAAGGAGGGCGTTTTACAGGGTCCGGCCAAAGCGGGGTGGTTTCACTGATTCAATACGGTGTGCCTCTTTGGAAGGCGCTTTTTCGCTCTGGGAGGAATATTTGAAGGAAGCTAAAAAACACGTTACAGCCCTGGGCTCCGGTGCCCTTGAGCTGAAATATGAAAACCTTGTTTCTGAGCCGTTTGAGTTATTACGGAAGCTCTCCAGTTTCTGTAATTTGGAAGTAAGTGATAGGGACATTCAGCGGGTGTCTGTGGTGGTGAACAAAGACCGTGCGTATGCATATAAGGAGAATCCGGAACTGCAGGCATTTGCTGAGAAAGTGGGGGATCGCCTGAGTGCTCAAGGTTATTAA
- a CDS encoding transketolase C-terminal domain-containing protein gives MKKTFVKTLEELSQKEKDLLVLTADLGFKLFDDFKAGCPDRFYNAGVAEANMVGIAAGLSLCGKNVYCYSIIPFLVMRAFEQIRVDIAYHNLNVKLVGVGGGFTYGFEGFTHFGLEDLSLMTSLPNMTVVVPADPLEAKAIAEISLEYDSPMYIRLGSTGGPVIHDKTPDLKIGQAMILREGRDVAVFATGDMVHTGVQVVDMLTEGGISASMVNVHTLKPLDTETILQIASTHHAIFSIEEHNISGGLGSAVSEVLAESGYSGVFKRFGIREGLARHLVGKADFLKEHHGLTPQKIYEKISDLIKGV, from the coding sequence GTGAAAAAGACATTTGTGAAGACACTTGAGGAATTGTCTCAAAAGGAGAAGGATCTTTTAGTTCTTACCGCTGACCTGGGGTTTAAACTTTTTGATGATTTTAAGGCAGGATGCCCTGACAGGTTTTATAATGCAGGAGTTGCTGAGGCCAACATGGTTGGTATAGCTGCCGGGCTCTCTTTATGCGGCAAGAATGTTTATTGCTATTCGATTATTCCGTTTCTGGTAATGAGGGCATTTGAACAGATAAGGGTTGACATTGCTTATCATAATTTAAATGTAAAACTCGTTGGTGTAGGTGGGGGATTCACCTATGGTTTTGAAGGGTTTACACATTTTGGCCTGGAAGACCTCTCTTTGATGACTTCCCTGCCGAATATGACGGTAGTCGTCCCTGCCGACCCTCTTGAGGCCAAAGCCATTGCAGAGATTTCTCTGGAGTATGACAGTCCAATGTATATCAGGTTGGGAAGCACGGGCGGGCCCGTAATCCATGATAAAACTCCTGACCTGAAGATCGGCCAGGCAATGATATTGAGAGAGGGAAGGGATGTTGCTGTATTTGCAACAGGTGATATGGTCCATACAGGAGTGCAGGTTGTTGATATGCTGACCGAAGGAGGAATCAGCGCTTCAATGGTTAATGTTCATACACTTAAGCCCCTGGATACAGAGACTATCCTTCAGATTGCATCAACACATCATGCCATCTTCTCCATCGAGGAACACAATATCAGTGGAGGACTTGGCTCAGCAGTCTCCGAAGTGCTTGCAGAGAGTGGATACAGCGGGGTCTTTAAAAGATTTGGCATCAGAGAAGGTTTGGCCCGGCATCTGGTTGGTAAGGCGGATTTTCTCAAAGAACATCACGGACTCACTCCGCAAAAGATTTATGAAAAAATTTCAGATTTAATAAAGGGGGTATGA
- a CDS encoding GNAT family protein, with the protein MKYLFYRKESQDINQVDLALESQYTFNLWHPGMSGIVPSGIPLTPFAAWWVMHYLHVFRNRDYGLFLVYQGGVLVHRSGIFPGYFRFPFMSGDDLQIGDIWTHPDHLRRGIASFAIQQILLSEGRAGRTFWYVVKRGNLSSIRVIEKAGFVKVGEGERVKRFGFRLPGYFRIIQER; encoded by the coding sequence ATGAAATATTTATTTTATCGCAAGGAGTCACAAGATATAAATCAGGTGGATTTGGCTTTGGAGAGTCAATATACCTTTAATCTCTGGCACCCCGGGATGTCGGGTATTGTTCCTTCGGGAATACCCCTGACACCATTTGCAGCCTGGTGGGTAATGCATTATTTGCATGTCTTCAGAAATAGAGACTACGGGCTTTTTCTCGTCTATCAGGGAGGAGTTTTGGTGCACCGGTCAGGCATATTCCCCGGTTACTTCAGGTTCCCTTTTATGTCCGGGGATGACCTCCAGATCGGAGATATATGGACTCATCCTGATCATCTGAGACGGGGTATTGCCTCGTTTGCAATACAGCAGATTCTTTTATCAGAGGGCAGGGCCGGCCGTACTTTCTGGTATGTTGTCAAGCGCGGTAATCTGTCATCAATCAGGGTAATCGAGAAGGCAGGTTTTGTTAAGGTCGGAGAAGGGGAGAGGGTGAAAAGATTCGGGTTCAGGCTTCCGGGGTATTTCAGGATAATTCAGGAGAGATGA
- a CDS encoding transketolase: MEIEDDFLKYEEISRNVRLSVLNMIHKTGSPHIGPCFSIVEILVALYFKSLNASPETTVDPDRDRFILSKGHACPALYAVLSERGFMSREDLKGFAVNGGTLEQHPARDLSRGIEVSTGSLGHGLSVAAGMALAGRVDSKQYRVHVLLSDGELNEGSVWEAVMFAGHHKLDNLTALVDYNRMQALGGTEDILGLEPLGEKWRAFGWHVQEIDGHDFRQIFNALSSLSSEKPNVLILNTVKGKGVSFMENQVLWHYRSPDDEEYEGALKELLQ; this comes from the coding sequence ATGGAAATTGAGGATGACTTTTTGAAGTATGAAGAAATCTCCAGGAATGTCCGGCTCTCTGTACTGAATATGATCCATAAAACCGGGAGTCCTCATATCGGCCCTTGTTTTTCGATTGTCGAAATCCTTGTAGCCCTCTACTTTAAGTCTCTAAATGCTTCGCCTGAGACCACGGTTGACCCTGACAGGGACAGATTCATTCTGAGTAAGGGTCATGCCTGTCCAGCCCTGTATGCTGTCCTGTCTGAACGGGGTTTCATGAGCAGGGAAGACCTGAAAGGATTTGCCGTCAACGGTGGGACTTTGGAGCAACACCCGGCGCGGGATTTAAGCCGGGGGATAGAGGTCTCTACCGGTTCCCTGGGACATGGGCTTTCTGTTGCAGCAGGGATGGCCCTTGCAGGCAGGGTTGACAGTAAACAATATAGAGTCCATGTGTTGCTGAGTGATGGTGAATTAAATGAAGGCTCGGTCTGGGAGGCCGTTATGTTTGCCGGGCACCATAAGCTTGATAATCTGACGGCCCTTGTGGATTATAACAGGATGCAGGCCCTGGGAGGCACAGAGGATATACTGGGACTGGAACCCCTTGGAGAAAAATGGAGGGCGTTTGGATGGCACGTACAGGAAATAGACGGGCACGATTTCAGGCAGATTTTCAATGCCCTGAGCTCTCTGTCATCTGAAAAACCAAATGTCCTGATCCTGAATACAGTGAAGGGGAAGGGTGTATCATTTATGGAAAACCAGGTGCTTTGGCATTATCGTTCGCCGGATGATGAGGAGTATGAAGGAGCCTTGAAGGAATTGCTTCAGTGA